From a single Solidesulfovibrio fructosivorans JJ] genomic region:
- a CDS encoding TOBE domain-containing protein, with product MKVSARNLIPGTVKSVNIGMVNAEVIIDAGGVDIVSVITKESAENMGLKAGSPVKAMIKATSIMVVTD from the coding sequence ATGAAAGTCAGCGCCCGCAACCTTATCCCCGGCACCGTGAAGTCCGTCAACATCGGCATGGTCAACGCCGAAGTGATCATCGATGCCGGCGGCGTGGACATCGTCTCCGTCATCACCAAGGAATCCGCCGAAAACATGGGGCTCAAGGCCGGCTCTCCGGTCAAGGCCATGATCAAGGCCACCAGCATCATGGTCGTCACCGACTAA
- a CDS encoding radical SAM protein: MRCPICERGCILESGKTGLCGRYTLEDGGVEECYPDRYLITSPISVETIPLLHFHPGAPFFQISTVGCNFDCPGCIATVTAREMRPDSPALRRMPPEAVVDMAEKQGCRGIAFLMNDPLASYFTFLEVAREAKARGLMVGCASNAYFTEASLEPFLGLLDCINVGVKGMSAARARLCGGANPEVVLRNIRALIGAGVHVEVACMDRLDNRDDTRLLAATLAEISPDMVLQMMRFVPIEDADPALEPAIADTEAFARELRRTLPFTYVFNTPGTRGLDTVCPSCGAPVVSRDFYGPMGARLVGLAPGVSPESVHCGACGADTAVRGPVEPPVMREGAFQGGYPFTRALEIVESMCLAMGVDDQAEVVAVWEHLLARGMLHQLHKDIQTIDGYMRLIREFGGVLGRDRAASGLVDFLAEMIAPVREGAAKVARHPRTFYAMGKPLFGLKGDRFENHLVGVAGGESLNTTLDLDGRPGRTVSAATLQELDPEVIFISSFLSNNIDDFCRECGELGLDVAAVRDGRVYTAPVPSSDFGAPKWVLGLRFIASKLHPEVFHFDSVADAADYHAHVFGRHFPLASINRSFAKPSRDWRFVKGRGREDNARGATL, from the coding sequence ATGCGCTGTCCCATTTGCGAACGCGGCTGTATCCTCGAATCCGGAAAGACGGGCCTTTGCGGCCGCTACACGCTGGAGGACGGCGGCGTCGAGGAGTGCTATCCGGACCGTTACCTGATCACCAGCCCCATTTCCGTGGAAACCATTCCCTTGCTCCACTTTCATCCGGGCGCGCCGTTTTTCCAGATCAGCACCGTGGGCTGCAATTTCGACTGCCCGGGCTGCATCGCCACGGTCACGGCCCGGGAGATGCGGCCGGACAGCCCGGCTCTGCGCCGCATGCCGCCCGAGGCCGTGGTGGACATGGCCGAAAAGCAGGGCTGCCGGGGCATCGCCTTTTTGATGAACGACCCGCTGGCCTCCTATTTCACCTTTCTGGAGGTGGCCAGGGAGGCCAAGGCGCGGGGGCTTATGGTCGGCTGCGCCAGCAACGCCTATTTCACCGAGGCGTCCCTGGAGCCGTTTCTGGGGCTTTTGGACTGCATCAACGTCGGCGTCAAAGGGATGAGCGCGGCGCGCGCCCGGCTGTGCGGCGGGGCGAACCCGGAAGTGGTGCTGCGCAACATCCGGGCGCTGATCGGGGCGGGCGTGCATGTGGAGGTCGCCTGCATGGACCGCCTGGACAACCGGGACGACACCCGGCTTTTGGCCGCGACCCTGGCGGAAATCTCTCCCGACATGGTGCTCCAGATGATGCGCTTCGTGCCCATCGAGGACGCCGACCCGGCCCTGGAGCCGGCCATCGCCGACACCGAGGCCTTTGCCCGGGAGCTGCGCCGCACGCTCCCCTTCACCTACGTCTTCAACACCCCGGGCACGCGCGGCCTGGACACGGTGTGTCCGTCGTGCGGCGCGCCGGTCGTTTCACGCGATTTTTACGGCCCCATGGGGGCGCGGCTGGTCGGGCTCGCCCCGGGCGTGTCGCCCGAATCCGTGCATTGCGGCGCCTGCGGGGCCGACACGGCCGTGCGGGGGCCGGTGGAGCCGCCGGTCATGCGGGAGGGGGCCTTTCAAGGCGGCTACCCGTTCACCCGGGCGCTGGAGATCGTGGAATCCATGTGCCTGGCCATGGGCGTGGACGATCAGGCCGAGGTGGTCGCCGTGTGGGAGCATCTGCTCGCGCGGGGCATGTTGCACCAGCTCCACAAGGACATCCAGACCATCGACGGCTACATGCGGCTGATCCGCGAGTTCGGCGGGGTGCTCGGCCGCGACCGGGCCGCGTCGGGTCTGGTGGATTTTCTGGCGGAGATGATCGCGCCGGTGCGCGAAGGGGCGGCCAAGGTCGCCAGGCATCCCCGGACCTTTTACGCCATGGGCAAGCCGCTTTTCGGCCTCAAGGGAGACCGGTTCGAAAACCATCTCGTGGGCGTGGCCGGCGGGGAAAGCCTCAACACCACCCTGGACCTCGACGGCCGGCCCGGCCGTACGGTCTCGGCGGCAACGCTGCAAGAGCTTGACCCCGAGGTGATCTTCATCTCGTCTTTTCTCTCGAACAACATCGACGATTTTTGCCGGGAATGCGGGGAACTGGGGCTTGACGTGGCCGCGGTGCGAGACGGGCGCGTATACACCGCCCCCGTGCCGTCGAGCGACTTCGGCGCGCCCAAGTGGGTGCTGGGGCTGCGCTTTATCGCCAGCAAGCTGCACCCGGAGGTTTTCCACTTCGACAGCGTGGCGGACGCGGCGGACTATCATGCCCACGTTTTCGGCCGGCACTTTCCGCTCGCGAGCATCAACCGGTCCTTTGCCAAGCCGAGCCGTGATTGGCGCTTTGTGAAAGGGAGGGGGAGGGAGGATAATGCGAGAGGGGCAACCCTTTGA